From a region of the Synechococcus sp. PCC 7502 genome:
- a CDS encoding MoaD/ThiS family protein — protein sequence MALKVLIPTPLQQLTNNQAVVECEGSNVTEMLNSLESNCPGIKARICDEAGNLRRFVNFYVNSEDIRFLDGANTVLNDGDEVSIIPAIAGG from the coding sequence ATGGCTCTCAAAGTTTTAATTCCCACTCCCCTGCAACAGTTAACCAATAATCAAGCCGTAGTTGAGTGCGAAGGTAGTAATGTCACCGAAATGCTAAATTCCCTAGAAAGTAACTGCCCGGGGATTAAGGCTCGTATTTGTGATGAAGCGGGAAACCTGCGCCGATTTGTTAATTTCTATGTTAACAGTGAAGATATTCGCTTCTTAGATGGTGCTAATACAGTGCTGAATGATGGAGATGAGGTTAGTATTATTCCTGCGATCGCTGGCGGCTAA
- the cbiB gene encoding adenosylcobinamide-phosphate synthase CbiB gives MILVTILVLAAFIDYVIGDPVNFLHPVQVMGWAIAGFTNCVVFTDTNKNTKIPKFSPVVMKLWGIVLGFSLIAISGGITWLIISFFTYLDLRLGIVVSSILLASCWAGKSLRNAAEDVLNALKQESDNLIKARQRLSQYVGRDTENLTEPEILRAVLETITENAVDGVTAPLFYALLGFTLFLTPSVGVAIAMAYKAASTLDSMVGYRYPPYADLGWFSAKTEDVLTWLPCRLTVITLGLISGKPLAVWRICQRDAIADPSPNSGWSECIYAAILGVQVGGANQYRGEIKYKPSLGDDIDPITPKTIYQALHLTRICCLLWLGLGITAISICSFIKT, from the coding sequence ATGATTCTGGTTACTATCTTAGTTTTAGCAGCTTTTATAGACTATGTAATTGGTGATCCTGTTAATTTTCTCCATCCTGTGCAGGTTATGGGATGGGCGATCGCAGGGTTTACCAACTGTGTAGTTTTCACAGATACCAACAAAAATACTAAAATCCCTAAATTTTCACCTGTGGTCATGAAGCTATGGGGCATAGTTCTAGGCTTTAGCCTCATTGCCATAAGTGGCGGGATCACTTGGTTAATAATTAGCTTTTTTACCTATCTGGATTTAAGGCTAGGCATAGTAGTTTCCAGTATTCTCCTCGCTAGTTGTTGGGCTGGGAAAAGTTTAAGAAATGCGGCAGAAGATGTATTAAATGCGCTGAAGCAAGAATCTGATAATCTAATCAAGGCACGCCAGCGATTAAGTCAATATGTGGGCAGGGATACTGAGAACTTAACAGAGCCAGAAATTTTACGCGCAGTATTAGAAACTATTACCGAAAATGCTGTTGATGGAGTTACCGCCCCATTATTTTATGCTTTGCTAGGGTTTACTTTATTTTTAACTCCCAGTGTAGGTGTAGCGATCGCTATGGCATACAAAGCTGCTAGTACCTTGGACTCTATGGTGGGCTACCGTTATCCTCCCTATGCAGACTTAGGTTGGTTCAGTGCTAAAACCGAAGATGTTTTAACTTGGCTTCCCTGCCGCTTAACAGTAATAACTTTGGGCTTAATTTCAGGTAAACCTTTAGCAGTATGGCGTATTTGTCAACGGGATGCGATCGCCGATCCAAGTCCTAATTCTGGTTGGAGTGAGTGCATTTATGCGGCAATTTTGGGCGTTCAAGTCGGGGGAGCTAATCAGTATCGGGGAGAAATTAAATACAAACCCTCACTTGGAGATGATATTGATCCGATTACGCCTAAAACTATTTACCAAGCTTTGCATCTAACTCGAATTTGTTGTTTGCTATGGTTAGGTTTGGGAATTACTGCGATCAGCATTTGTTCATTCATAAAAACTTAG
- a CDS encoding phycobilisome protein, with translation MFVNLEKLSVETDGRYASDDELEFINTYIKSFSLRKQVYQKLKSLEAKIVEQVYTKLRSLDPKLLQNGAEDVSDKWKRDTLRVLRYVALTVLIDDDDNLKNQFLIWFQTIMQAFNAERSCDATYNIMQQVVKQLLEPQEVALVSPVLELNRNLLGKK, from the coding sequence ATGTTTGTCAATTTAGAAAAGTTAAGTGTGGAAACTGATGGCAGATATGCTAGTGATGATGAATTAGAGTTTATTAACACTTACATCAAGTCCTTTAGCCTGCGTAAGCAAGTCTATCAAAAACTAAAATCCCTTGAAGCCAAGATTGTCGAGCAAGTCTATACAAAACTGCGATCGCTCGATCCCAAGCTTTTGCAAAATGGGGCTGAGGATGTATCGGACAAATGGAAACGGGATACCTTAAGAGTATTACGATATGTGGCTTTAACTGTTTTGATTGATGATGACGATAACCTCAAGAATCAGTTTTTAATTTGGTTTCAAACAATTATGCAAGCCTTTAATGCTGAGCGTAGCTGTGATGCCACCTATAATATTATGCAGCAGGTGGTCAAGCAGCTTTTAGAACCGCAGGAAGTCGCTTTAGTGAGCCCAGTGCTAGAGTTAAATCGTAATTTACTCGGTAAAAAGTAA
- a CDS encoding serine hydrolase — protein sequence MSKQKFVATDRPTRLSSKRSTSEPQPSTTPTTVTGRRRTMVKKAPKKSVFLPFFGIFLQLVIIGIGISVITGTSIAFFRPEPVVVAPPETTPTDTPKTTPTTSPLPEPATKTELTELTTKINALTKSQPDITVETYLTDLDSGGYVNIKGSEAIASASMIKIPVLVAFLQDVDAGKARLDEQLVLSKDVIVGESGGLQYEPVGTKISALETITLMIIISDNTATNMIIKRIGGIEEANQRFLSWDLTSTVIRNPLPDLTGTNTTSPEDLVNLLSMVEQGKILSPRSRDRLMDIMHRTKTNTLLPQGIPPDARIAHKTGDIKSVVGDAGIIDMPNGKRYIISAIAKRPSNDQRANELIRQISRTVYTHLQDMPKPKPVAN from the coding sequence GTGAGTAAACAAAAATTTGTGGCAACAGATCGACCAACGCGACTAAGTTCTAAACGTTCTACTTCAGAACCGCAACCATCAACCACCCCAACTACAGTAACGGGGAGAAGAAGAACTATGGTCAAAAAAGCACCTAAAAAATCTGTATTTTTACCATTCTTCGGCATATTCCTCCAGTTAGTAATTATTGGCATCGGCATAAGTGTAATAACTGGTACATCCATTGCCTTTTTTCGCCCTGAACCTGTGGTGGTTGCTCCCCCCGAAACTACCCCGACTGATACGCCTAAGACAACTCCAACTACCTCACCTCTCCCTGAACCTGCTACCAAAACTGAATTAACCGAATTAACCACCAAAATTAATGCCCTGACTAAATCCCAGCCAGACATTACTGTGGAGACCTACTTAACTGACCTTGATAGCGGGGGGTATGTCAATATTAAAGGTAGTGAGGCGATCGCTTCCGCCAGTATGATTAAAATTCCAGTATTAGTCGCATTTTTGCAGGATGTTGATGCTGGTAAAGCCCGCTTAGATGAGCAGTTAGTGCTAAGTAAAGATGTGATTGTCGGTGAATCGGGAGGTTTGCAGTACGAACCCGTTGGCACTAAAATATCTGCCCTTGAAACTATAACCTTGATGATCATCATCAGTGATAATACTGCTACTAATATGATTATTAAGCGCATCGGTGGCATAGAGGAGGCAAATCAAAGATTTTTAAGTTGGGACTTAACTTCTACGGTCATTCGTAATCCCCTCCCTGATTTAACTGGGACGAATACCACCAGCCCAGAGGACTTAGTTAACCTTTTATCAATGGTGGAACAGGGTAAAATCCTCTCTCCGCGCAGCCGCGATCGCCTGATGGATATTATGCACCGTACTAAAACTAATACCCTTCTGCCCCAAGGTATTCCCCCTGATGCTCGAATTGCTCACAAAACCGGTGATATTAAATCCGTAGTTGGTGATGCCGGAATTATCGATATGCCAAATGGGAAAAGATATATTATTTCCGCGATCGCTAAACGACCTAGTAACGATCAAAGGGCAAATGAACTAATTCGGCAAATTTCCCGAACGGTTTATACGCACCTGCAAGATATGCCTAAGCCGAAACCAGTTGCCAATTAA
- a CDS encoding RNA methyltransferase has protein sequence MLEIRIILVEPSGALNVGSIARVMKNMGLSELWLVNPKFDLTSDRYAKAAQDMAVHAQDILDSAKVVDDLPQALGGCQRAIATTGRTEITTESPEVGIRWLLGIESGVDFEYLPNMEIGAIVFGREDRGLTNAEIAYCQKVIQIPVSPIYPSINLAQAVAICCYQLQILLPPVNSASQNLKNKENTDSESAIACLEHLEAYYQDLEAVLLKIGYLFPHTSFSRMQKLRHLFNKANLTKPEIDMLRGIIRQINWAAQEK, from the coding sequence ATGTTAGAGATTCGGATTATCTTGGTGGAGCCATCGGGAGCATTAAATGTGGGTTCGATCGCTAGAGTCATGAAAAATATGGGACTATCGGAATTATGGCTGGTAAATCCAAAGTTTGATCTGACCAGCGATCGTTATGCCAAAGCCGCCCAAGATATGGCAGTTCATGCCCAAGATATTCTCGATAGTGCCAAAGTTGTTGATGATTTACCCCAAGCTTTAGGTGGTTGTCAAAGGGCGATCGCCACGACGGGACGCACAGAAATTACTACCGAAAGCCCTGAAGTTGGGATCAGGTGGCTCCTAGGAATTGAGTCTGGAGTTGATTTTGAGTATTTACCTAATATGGAAATAGGAGCGATCGTGTTTGGGCGGGAAGACCGAGGTTTAACAAATGCTGAGATTGCCTACTGCCAAAAGGTGATCCAAATTCCCGTATCGCCAATTTACCCATCAATCAACCTTGCCCAAGCAGTAGCAATCTGTTGTTATCAGCTTCAGATTTTATTACCTCCAGTAAATTCTGCTTCTCAAAATCTAAAAAATAAAGAAAATACAGATTCCGAATCAGCGATCGCCTGCCTAGAACACTTAGAGGCATATTATCAAGACTTAGAAGCGGTTTTATTAAAAATTGGCTATCTTTTTCCTCACACATCCTTTAGTCGCATGCAAAAATTACGACATTTATTTAATAAAGCAAATCTGACAAAACCTGAAATTGATATGTTACGTGGCATTATCCGTCAAATTAATTGGGCAGCACAAGAGAAATAA
- a CDS encoding photosystem II S4 domain protein yields MLPRDLLTGLEHREVISRLLDLGDQALQTWEVVCSDFLSPSELIEAQQVFKKFTEVKFVIYGGYAQAERCRMAIAHIDLPLEPEMVNLAAIDISGNFLFDPASHRDFLGAILGTGIERQKVGDLILLGEKGAQVIVVPELVEYLSVSLNQVRTVPVKVRSIELANLKIRPPQTKEIATVEASLRLDAIASAGFGMSRSKMVDFIDGDDVRVNWKSVTQPSYQLKSGDLVAVSGKGRLAVGEITVTKKNRYRVLLTRFL; encoded by the coding sequence ATGTTGCCACGGGATTTATTAACTGGATTAGAACACCGAGAAGTTATCAGCCGACTCTTAGATTTAGGCGATCAGGCGTTGCAAACATGGGAAGTGGTATGTAGTGATTTTCTGTCTCCGTCAGAGCTAATTGAGGCACAACAGGTATTTAAGAAATTTACTGAAGTTAAGTTCGTAATCTACGGTGGCTATGCCCAAGCGGAAAGATGTCGGATGGCGATCGCCCACATAGATTTACCCCTAGAACCAGAGATGGTTAATTTAGCAGCTATAGATATTAGTGGTAATTTTTTATTTGATCCCGCTAGCCATCGAGACTTTTTAGGAGCAATTTTAGGTACAGGTATTGAACGTCAAAAAGTTGGAGATTTGATTTTACTGGGAGAAAAAGGAGCGCAGGTGATCGTGGTACCAGAGTTGGTGGAATATTTAAGCGTAAGTCTCAACCAAGTTCGCACTGTCCCTGTTAAAGTTCGCAGTATTGAACTAGCAAATTTAAAAATTAGACCACCCCAAACTAAAGAAATTGCTACGGTTGAAGCCTCTTTGCGTTTGGATGCGATCGCTTCGGCGGGATTTGGCATGTCTAGGAGTAAGATGGTCGATTTTATTGATGGTGATGATGTGCGGGTTAATTGGAAAAGTGTAACCCAGCCTAGTTATCAGCTTAAATCCGGTGATCTTGTAGCGGTAAGTGGTAAAGGACGATTGGCAGTCGGGGAAATTACCGTTACGAAAAAGAATCGCTACCGTGTGTTGCTTACTAGATTTCTTTAA